A window of Diospyros lotus cultivar Yz01 chromosome 14, ASM1463336v1, whole genome shotgun sequence contains these coding sequences:
- the LOC127790278 gene encoding cytochrome P450 98A2 gives MAFPLIPISILAVFLGYYLYQRLRYRLPPGPRPLPIVGNLYDIKPVRFRCFAEWAQRYGPVISVWFGSTLNVIVSNSELAKEVLKEHDQQLADRHRSRSAAKFSRDGKDLIWADYGPHYVKVRKVCTLELFTPKRIEALRPIREDEVTAMVESIFNDCSNPENYGKSVTVKKYLGAVAFNNITRLAFGKRFVNAVGVMDEQGLEFKAIVANGLKLGASLAMAEHIPWLRWMFPLEEDAFAKHGARRDRLTRAIMEEHTLARKSSGDAKQHFVDALLTLQDKYDLSEDTIIGLLWDMITAGMDTTAITAEWGMAELIKNPRVQQKAQEELDRVVGYERVMTEADFSSLPYLQCVAKEAFRLHPPTPLMLPHKANADVKIGGYDIPKGTNVHVNVWAVARDPAVWRNPLEFRPERFLEEDVDMKGHDFRLLPFGAGRRVCPGAQLGINLVTSMLGHLLHHFSWSPPEGVKPEEIDMSENPGLVTYMKTPLQAVAKPRLPAHLYKRVAVDM, from the exons atgGCTTTCCCTCTAATTCCCATCTCTATCCTCGCCGTCTTCCTGGGCTACTACCTCTACCAGCGGCTTCGATACAGGCTGCCGCCGGGGCCCCGCCCGCTGCCGATTGTCGGCAACCTCTATGACATCAAGCCGGTAAGGTTCCGGTGCTTCGCCGAGTGGGCGCAGCGCTATGGCCCGGTTATATCGGTCTGGTTCGGCTCGACTCTGAACGTGATCGTTTCCAACTCGGAGCTGGCCAAGGAGGTGCTCAAAGAGCACGACCAGCAGTTGGCCGACCGGCACCGGAGCCGGTCGGCGGCAAAGTTCAGCCGAGACGGGAAGGATCTGATATGGGCCGACTATGGGCCTCATTACGTCAAGGTTAGGAAGGTTTGTACTCTCGAGCTGTTTACTCCCAAGCGGATTGAAGCCCTTCGGCCCATCAGGGAAGATGAAGTCACCGCCATGGTTGAGTCCATCTTCAATGACTGCTCCAACCCTG AGAATTATGGGAAGAGTGTGACAGTGAAGAAATACTTGGGAGCAGTGGCATTCAACAACATAACAAGGCTGGCTTTCGGAAAGCGGTTTGTGAACGCAGTGGGGGTGATGGACGAGCAGGGCTTGGAGTTCAAGGCCATTGTGGCCAACGGCCTCAAGCTGGGCGCATCCCTCGCCATGGCCGAGCACATCCCCTGGCTCCGCTGGATGTTCCCTCTCGAGGAGGACGCCTTCGCCAAGCACGGCGCCCGTCGCGACCGCCTCACCCGAGCCATCATGGAAGAGCACACCCTGGCCCGCAAGAGCAGCGGCGACGCCAAGCAGCACTTCGTCGATGCTTTGCTCACTCTCCAAGACAAGTACGATCTCAGCGAAGATACCATTATCGGGCTCTTATGG GACATGATTACGGCAGGGATGGACACGACGGCTATTACGGCGGAGTGGGGGATGGCTGAGCTGATCAAGAACCCGAGGGTGCAACAGAAGGCTCAGGAAGAACTGGACCGAGTCGTCGGATACGAACGCGTGATGACGGAAGCTGACTTCTCCAGCCTCCCTTACCTCCAATGCGTGGCCAAAGAGGCGTTCAGGCTGCACCCCCCGACCCCGCTCATGCTTCCCCACAAGGCCAACGCCGACGTCAAGATCGGCGGCTATGATATCCCGAAAGGCACCAACGTTCACGTCAACGTGTGGGCGGTGGCTCGGGACCCGGCGGTTTGGCGAAACCCTCTTGAATTCAGGCCGGAGAGGTTCCTAGAGGAAGACGTTGACATGAAGGGTCATGATTTCCGATTACTGCCATTCGGTGCCGGGAGGCGAGTCTGCCCCGGTGCTCAGCTCGGCATCAACTTGGTGACGTCGATGCTTGGCCACCTTCTGCACCACTTCTCATGGTCGCCGCCGGAGGGGGTGAAGCCGGAAGAGATCGACATGTCGGAGAACCCCGGGCTGGTTACTTACATGAAGACACCATTGCAGGCAGTTGCTAAACCAAGATTGCCTGCTCACTTGTACAAACGCGTTGCTGTTGACATGTGA